The proteins below come from a single Sinorhizobium fredii genomic window:
- a CDS encoding type II toxin-antitoxin system VapC family toxin, translating to MSKGASALIEDRANAPYFSAASLWEIAIKRGLGRADFQADPRLLRRGLLDNGYAELPVNGAHAVAVDQLPPIHKDPFDRILVAQSIVEGFVLVTSDEIVGRYPGPVRLL from the coding sequence CTGTCAAAAGGAGCGAGTGCGCTCATCGAAGACCGTGCAAACGCGCCCTATTTCAGCGCGGCGAGCCTTTGGGAAATCGCCATCAAGCGCGGTCTCGGGCGGGCGGACTTCCAGGCCGATCCTCGGCTACTGCGTCGCGGACTGCTCGACAACGGCTATGCGGAACTGCCGGTAAACGGCGCTCATGCGGTGGCCGTCGATCAGCTTCCTCCGATCCATAAGGACCCATTTGACCGCATCCTCGTCGCCCAATCGATTGTCGAAGGTTTTGTGCTCGTGACATCCGACGAAATCGTCGGCCGCTATCCCGGTCCCGTCCGTCTCCTCTGA